A single window of Dermacentor albipictus isolate Rhodes 1998 colony chromosome 1, USDA_Dalb.pri_finalv2, whole genome shotgun sequence DNA harbors:
- the LOC135900286 gene encoding uncharacterized protein: protein MWTCETKVGITCLVVICGSANSLAFAAAILQWEEMVVSLSFGVIFFGVSIFFLMLLFSILVTDNQKGMTIMTHACKTRPVLLLIFLGLFNAELRGLIQVKYERSAMVTQMPLTIPPPGPVLRQSYKLITDSYAAAQRQSYKLITESNAAAQRPQKGAAGLNTTMLLRQVSDVDENGDEAAVKLDPDIILYLSIGLFICNVIIDAFVIRRLGLYTSKMGSLPLQTSGSLPAQSSGSRGQQ, encoded by the exons ATGTGGACATGCGAGACTAAAGTTGGCATCACCTGCCTGGTCGTGATTTGCGGG AGCGCAAACTCACTGGCCTTCGCAGCGGCCATCCTGCAGTGGGAAG AAATGGTGGTGTCTCTCAGTTTCGGAGTCATCTTTTTCGGGGTCAGCATATTCTTCTTGATGCTGCTCTTCTCTATCCTGGTGACC GACAACCAGAAGGGCATGACGATAATGACGCACGCATGCAAGACACGGCCCGTCCTCCTGTTGATCTTCCTGGGCCTTTTCAACGCCGAG CTGCGTGGCTTGATCCAGGTCAAGTACGAGAGGTCCGCCATGGTGACGCAGATGCCCCTCACGATTCCTCCACCGGGCCCCGTATTG CGACAATCGTACAAGCTGATCACCGACAGCTACGCTGCCGCCCAG CGACAATCGTACAAGCTGATCACCGAGAGCAACGCTGCCGCCCAG CGTCCTCAAAAGGGAGCCGCCGGCTTGAACACCACGATGTTGCTTCGACAAGTG TCCGACGTGGATGAGAACGGGGATGAA GCCGCCGTTAAACTGGACCCG GATATTATCTTGTACCTGTCCATCGGGCTGTTCATCTGCAACGTCATCATAGAC GCCTTTGTCATCAGGAGGCTCGGCCTGTACACTTCCAAGATGGGATCACTCCCGCTCCAAACTTCTGGATCGCTACCGGCACAAAGCTCCGGGTCCCGTGgccaacaataa